A genomic stretch from Desulfotignum balticum DSM 7044 includes:
- a CDS encoding TRAP transporter large permease — translation MNAIILISVLMILMALRVPVVFSLLLSCLFYVTFLKEIPMIILAHRMLGSLQIFPLLSLPLYILAADIMNSGRITEEMFNLSRSLVGHIRGSMGHVNVVASMIFAGMSGSITADTAGLGKIEIPMMTKAGYDKSFAVAVTGASSIIGPIMPPSIQMILYAMIAEQSVGRLFVGGAIPGMVMGLAIMVTIYFYAVRRKYPYDANRAPWAEIWKSFRRSVWALMTPVIILGGIVTGIFTPTEAAVVAVVYAFVISFFVYRTLQLKDMLKMMVGSAVTSALILVIMGAASVFGWIVTMENIPALIRDFIMATTDQQWVVLIILNLVFLVAGCFFDICAIILVFTPMILPVLTAFQIDLVHWGVVEVLNVCIGFLTPPFGVGLYVLSDLSGLSVSQVMKAVTPFLIPLLISLTLITFFPQLVLWLPEIVFG, via the coding sequence ATGAATGCCATCATTTTGATCTCGGTTTTAATGATTCTGATGGCCCTGCGGGTGCCGGTGGTGTTTTCTCTGCTTTTATCCTGCCTTTTCTATGTGACATTCCTCAAAGAGATCCCCATGATCATACTGGCCCATCGGATGCTGGGCAGTCTGCAGATTTTTCCACTGCTGTCACTGCCCCTGTATATCCTGGCGGCGGATATCATGAACTCCGGCCGGATCACTGAAGAGATGTTTAATCTGTCTCGTTCGCTGGTGGGCCATATCCGAGGGTCTATGGGCCATGTCAATGTGGTGGCGTCCATGATTTTTGCAGGCATGAGTGGTTCCATCACCGCGGATACCGCCGGTCTGGGCAAGATTGAAATCCCCATGATGACCAAGGCAGGGTATGACAAATCCTTTGCCGTGGCCGTGACCGGTGCCAGCTCTATTATCGGTCCCATCATGCCCCCTAGCATCCAGATGATCCTGTATGCAATGATCGCCGAGCAATCAGTGGGCCGGTTGTTTGTGGGCGGGGCCATCCCCGGAATGGTCATGGGACTCGCCATCATGGTCACCATCTATTTTTATGCAGTCCGCCGCAAATATCCTTACGATGCAAACCGGGCTCCCTGGGCGGAAATCTGGAAAAGTTTCAGGCGGTCCGTCTGGGCCTTAATGACCCCGGTGATCATTCTGGGAGGAATTGTCACCGGCATCTTCACTCCTACGGAAGCCGCAGTTGTGGCGGTGGTGTATGCCTTTGTCATCTCTTTTTTCGTCTACCGCACCCTGCAATTGAAAGACATGTTGAAAATGATGGTGGGTTCGGCTGTGACCTCCGCTCTGATACTGGTCATCATGGGAGCGGCCTCGGTGTTCGGGTGGATTGTCACCATGGAAAATATCCCGGCCCTTATCCGGGATTTTATTATGGCCACCACGGACCAGCAATGGGTGGTGCTGATCATCCTGAACCTGGTGTTTCTGGTTGCCGGATGTTTTTTTGATATCTGCGCCATCATTCTGGTGTTCACCCCCATGATACTGCCTGTGCTGACCGCTTTTCAGATCGATCTGGTGCATTGGGGCGTGGTGGAAGTACTCAATGTGTGCATCGGGTTTCTGACCCCGCCGTTCGGGGTGGGCCTGTATGTGCTCAGTGATTTATCCGGCCTGAGTGTGAGCCAGGTTATGAAAGCAGTGACCCCGTTTCTGATTCCACTGTTGATCTCGCTGACATTGATCACATTTTTTCCGCAGCTGGTCCTGTGGCTGCCGGAAATTGTATTTGGATAG
- a CDS encoding glycerate kinase type-2 family protein gives MRKISKAIFDAGIRAVMPEVCVARHLNLSDGRLWIGGIDLDLDQIRHIYVAGAGKASGAMAREVEQILGSRIHDGIVVTKYGHGLPLKHCRRMEAGHPVPDSAGVAGASALLDMVSEAGKDDLIVCLISGGASALTPAPADGISLADKQDTTRQLLGCGATIHEINTIRKHLSTIKGGQLCAAANGARVVSLILSDVIGDDLDIIGSGMTAPDTGHFRECRAILERHGIWDSVPEPVRSHIRSGIDGLIPDTPKPGDPIFSRVTNQVVGSLSDALSAAAIEAENQGFTPVVLSSMIQGEAKEAAKVLCAVAREVRRFGRPVKPPACLLCGGETTVTIKGNGSGGRNMELALAGALALAGEEKILLLSAGTDGTDGPTDAAGAFADENTVSRAKALGLSAEKHLNENNAYPFFKALDDLLITGPTRTNVMDMQILLVSG, from the coding sequence ATGAGAAAAATTTCAAAAGCCATATTTGACGCCGGAATTCGAGCGGTGATGCCCGAAGTCTGTGTGGCAAGGCATTTAAATCTTTCCGACGGCCGGCTGTGGATCGGGGGAATTGACCTGGACCTGGATCAGATCCGGCATATTTATGTGGCCGGGGCCGGCAAGGCATCGGGAGCCATGGCCCGTGAGGTGGAACAAATTCTGGGATCGCGTATCCACGACGGGATAGTGGTCACCAAATACGGACACGGCCTGCCCCTGAAACACTGCCGGAGAATGGAGGCCGGGCATCCGGTGCCGGATTCAGCCGGTGTGGCCGGCGCATCAGCCCTGCTGGACATGGTATCGGAAGCAGGAAAGGACGACCTGATTGTCTGCCTGATATCAGGCGGGGCATCAGCCTTGACCCCGGCACCGGCGGACGGCATCTCTTTAGCGGACAAGCAGGATACCACCCGGCAGCTTTTGGGGTGCGGGGCCACGATCCACGAAATCAACACCATCCGCAAGCATCTGTCAACAATCAAGGGCGGGCAGTTGTGCGCGGCTGCCAACGGGGCCCGGGTGGTGTCGCTGATCCTGTCCGATGTGATCGGCGATGACCTGGATATCATCGGTTCCGGCATGACCGCCCCGGACACCGGACACTTCAGGGAGTGCCGGGCCATTCTTGAGCGCCACGGGATCTGGGATTCCGTGCCTGAACCGGTCCGGAGCCATATCCGGTCCGGCATAGACGGCCTAATTCCTGACACGCCCAAACCCGGTGATCCTATCTTTTCCCGGGTTACGAACCAGGTGGTGGGCAGCCTGTCCGATGCCCTGAGTGCTGCGGCCATAGAAGCGGAAAATCAGGGGTTCACGCCGGTGGTGCTGTCATCCATGATCCAGGGGGAGGCAAAAGAAGCCGCCAAAGTGCTGTGCGCCGTTGCCCGGGAAGTCCGGCGGTTCGGCCGGCCGGTAAAACCCCCGGCCTGTCTGCTGTGTGGCGGTGAAACCACTGTCACCATCAAAGGGAATGGCTCAGGCGGCCGGAACATGGAACTGGCCCTGGCCGGTGCCCTGGCCCTGGCCGGGGAAGAAAAAATTCTGCTGTTGTCCGCGGGCACAGACGGCACGGACGGCCCCACAGATGCGGCCGGGGCCTTTGCCGATGAAAACACGGTGTCCCGAGCAAAGGCCCTGGGGCTGTCCGCAGAAAAGCATCTGAATGAAAACAACGCCTACCCCTTTTTCAAGGCACTGGATGATCTGCTGATCACCGGCCCTACCCGCACCAATGTCATGGATATGCAGATCCTGCTAGTTTCCGGATAA
- a CDS encoding calcium/sodium antiporter gives MGMAVVAVIAGLILLVWSADRFVSGAAATATYFGMPPLLIGMVVVGFGTSAPEMVVSALAAVQGSPGIALGNAYGSNIANIALILGITALISPVMVHSAVLKKELPILTLITAGSVWLVADLMISLSDAMILLGVFAVLMGWTIVQGIRRKTDPLAEQMEVRAMDSGLSIRQAVFRLILGLVLLILSSRILVWGAVALARMFHVSDMIIGLTIVAVGTSLPELASSIIAARRNEHDIALGNVLGSNLFNTLAVVGIAGVIHPFGVDPSVLYRDMAVMGGLTLSLFIIGYGFRGRPGRINRLEGTGLLAVYLGYTAFLVIPLLTAGPS, from the coding sequence ATGGGGATGGCGGTTGTTGCGGTGATTGCAGGATTGATTCTTCTGGTGTGGAGTGCGGACCGGTTTGTGTCGGGTGCGGCGGCCACGGCCACTTATTTCGGCATGCCCCCGCTGCTCATCGGCATGGTGGTCGTGGGATTCGGCACTTCAGCGCCGGAAATGGTGGTATCGGCGCTGGCCGCCGTGCAGGGCAGTCCCGGAATTGCCCTGGGAAACGCCTATGGATCCAATATCGCCAATATCGCTTTGATTCTGGGCATCACGGCATTGATCAGTCCGGTCATGGTCCATTCCGCGGTATTGAAAAAAGAACTCCCGATTTTGACACTGATTACCGCAGGATCGGTATGGCTGGTGGCGGACCTGATGATTTCCCTGTCAGATGCAATGATACTGCTGGGGGTGTTCGCTGTTTTGATGGGCTGGACCATTGTGCAGGGAATCCGCCGGAAGACCGATCCTTTGGCCGAGCAGATGGAAGTCCGGGCCATGGATTCGGGCCTGTCCATTCGGCAGGCGGTTTTTCGGCTGATTCTGGGCCTGGTTCTCTTGATCTTAAGTTCCCGGATACTGGTATGGGGGGCTGTGGCACTGGCCCGGATGTTTCATGTCAGCGACATGATCATCGGACTGACCATTGTCGCGGTGGGCACATCCCTGCCGGAACTGGCATCCTCCATTATTGCGGCCCGCCGGAACGAACATGATATCGCCCTGGGCAATGTCCTGGGATCCAATCTGTTCAATACCCTGGCCGTGGTGGGGATTGCCGGGGTCATTCATCCTTTCGGGGTGGATCCATCGGTTCTGTATCGGGACATGGCCGTGATGGGGGGGCTGACCCTGTCCCTTTTCATCATCGGATACGGATTCAGGGGCCGGCCGGGGCGTATCAACCGGCTGGAAGGGACCGGGCTACTGGCCGTTTATCTGGGATACACGGCTTTTCTTGTCATTCCATTGCTGACCGCCGGTCCGTCATGA
- a CDS encoding type II toxin-antitoxin system VapC family toxin: MILLDTNIVSELMRPMPNSKVVFWLDDQPETDIWISAVTLSEILLGLALLPDGKKKWALVGAASQMFENDFAMRCLPFDCEAAEVYALIVSQRTRKGRPISVEDAQIAAIALTADLTLATRNVKDFTGIEKLKFINPWEL; the protein is encoded by the coding sequence GTGATCCTTTTGGATACCAACATCGTATCTGAATTGATGCGGCCCATGCCCAACTCTAAAGTGGTTTTCTGGCTTGATGATCAGCCCGAAACCGACATTTGGATCAGTGCCGTCACTTTGAGTGAAATTTTATTAGGACTTGCGCTTCTACCGGATGGAAAAAAGAAATGGGCATTGGTGGGGGCGGCATCCCAGATGTTTGAGAATGATTTTGCCATGCGCTGCCTGCCTTTTGATTGCGAAGCCGCTGAGGTTTATGCACTGATTGTTTCACAAAGGACTCGAAAAGGGCGCCCGATAAGTGTAGAAGATGCACAAATTGCAGCCATCGCCCTGACTGCCGATCTGACCTTGGCCACACGGAATGTCAAAGATTTTACCGGAATTGAAAAACTGAAATTCATCAATCCATGGGAACTATAA
- a CDS encoding TRAP transporter small permease encodes MGLQGLNRKLAGLLDWAIGLIMGAVVAILFVGVIMRYVFNAPLFWSEEVAVMGLIWMTFLGGAILMRQDKNVCITLFSDICPAPVGRFMKILSGVLVILMLCIMIYQSWQLTGRLAHATTPALRIKESWFGWAMICGFVIMLYYQILHLIALLKNKTAFPETADQDRGCVL; translated from the coding sequence ATGGGTTTACAGGGGTTGAACCGGAAACTGGCAGGGCTGCTGGATTGGGCCATCGGGTTGATCATGGGCGCCGTTGTTGCCATTCTGTTTGTGGGAGTGATCATGCGGTATGTCTTCAATGCCCCGCTGTTCTGGTCTGAAGAGGTGGCGGTGATGGGACTGATCTGGATGACCTTTCTGGGCGGGGCTATCCTGATGCGTCAGGACAAAAACGTGTGCATCACCCTGTTCAGCGATATCTGCCCTGCCCCCGTGGGCCGGTTCATGAAAATCCTGTCCGGCGTACTGGTTATCCTCATGCTGTGTATCATGATCTACCAGAGCTGGCAGCTTACCGGCCGGCTGGCCCATGCCACCACCCCGGCACTGCGGATAAAGGAATCCTGGTTCGGTTGGGCCATGATCTGCGGGTTTGTTATCATGCTGTATTACCAAATACTGCACCTGATTGCCCTGTTGAAAAACAAGACCGCCTTTCCTGAAACAGCGGACCAGGACCGGGGCTGTGTCTTATGA
- a CDS encoding FitA-like ribbon-helix-helix domain-containing protein, whose amino-acid sequence MASLTLRNIDESIKVKLRIVAAANNRSMEEEARQILRKYLLEERCAKGIGTRIAKRFSELGGIELHLPQRSYPRDTTLSELETPL is encoded by the coding sequence ATGGCCAGTCTGACGTTAAGAAATATCGATGAATCCATTAAGGTAAAATTACGCATTGTGGCTGCCGCAAATAACCGATCAATGGAAGAAGAAGCCAGGCAAATTCTCAGGAAATATTTATTGGAAGAGCGATGCGCAAAAGGAATTGGCACGCGTATCGCCAAGCGGTTTTCAGAATTGGGTGGTATTGAATTGCATCTGCCTCAAAGATCTTATCCGCGTGATACAACATTATCTGAATTGGAAACTCCCTTGTGA
- a CDS encoding uroporphyrinogen decarboxylase family protein, which yields MNSKERFTAAINHEEPDRVPLDLGGWVTTISVKTYDRLLKKLGIQRTAVAFDWLRQNVKPDEDVLERLGVDTRYVHLGDSEFWRFEPQRTEKGLYVTDEWGCGFLMPEDSLYYNLVDSPLRNATVDDLASHTWPDPDDPGYLNGVEEQARQLAEAGEYGVVGCFAWETWFERAWKLRAMDRFYMDMVANKEFVHALLDKTLSLHMRLLDNVLRVCGQYLDVIIQGGDLAGQKTTLMSPATYREFIKPRQEKIIRFIKQRTDAKVFWHSCGAVSSLLDDFIDVGVDILNPVQVRAHGMDAASLKKRYGKRLVFWGGIDSQQVLPSGTVKDVENEVAHLIKNAGSGGGLVICSVHNIQADVPEDNVLALYDTARKLGRYPLI from the coding sequence ATGAACAGTAAAGAACGATTCACCGCCGCCATAAACCATGAAGAACCGGACCGTGTCCCGCTGGACCTGGGGGGGTGGGTGACCACCATCAGTGTCAAAACCTACGACCGGCTGCTCAAAAAACTGGGCATCCAGCGGACAGCCGTCGCATTTGACTGGCTGCGGCAGAATGTGAAACCGGATGAAGACGTGCTGGAGCGGCTCGGAGTGGACACCCGGTATGTTCACCTTGGCGATTCCGAATTCTGGCGGTTTGAACCACAAAGGACGGAAAAAGGCCTGTATGTCACGGATGAATGGGGATGCGGGTTTCTCATGCCCGAGGATTCGCTTTATTACAATCTGGTTGACAGCCCCCTGAGAAATGCCACAGTGGATGATCTGGCATCTCATACCTGGCCGGACCCGGATGATCCCGGATATCTTAACGGGGTAGAAGAACAGGCCAGACAACTCGCTGAAGCAGGAGAATACGGTGTGGTGGGATGTTTTGCCTGGGAGACCTGGTTTGAACGAGCCTGGAAACTGCGGGCCATGGACCGATTTTACATGGATATGGTGGCAAACAAAGAATTTGTTCACGCGCTGCTGGACAAGACCCTGTCTTTACACATGCGATTGTTGGATAATGTACTCAGGGTGTGCGGCCAATACCTGGATGTGATCATTCAGGGCGGTGATCTGGCCGGCCAGAAAACCACGCTGATGTCACCGGCCACATACCGGGAATTTATCAAGCCCCGCCAGGAAAAAATCATCCGGTTCATCAAGCAGAGAACCGATGCAAAAGTTTTCTGGCATTCCTGCGGCGCAGTGTCCAGTCTTCTGGATGACTTCATCGATGTGGGGGTTGATATCCTCAATCCGGTCCAGGTCCGGGCCCATGGCATGGATGCGGCATCCCTTAAAAAACGGTATGGCAAACGGCTCGTGTTCTGGGGTGGGATTGATTCCCAGCAGGTGCTGCCGTCCGGCACGGTCAAAGATGTGGAAAACGAAGTGGCCCATCTGATTAAAAATGCTGGATCAGGCGGCGGACTGGTGATATGCTCGGTGCACAACATCCAGGCGGATGTTCCGGAAGACAATGTCCTGGCTTTGTATGACACTGCCAGAAAACTGGGCCGATACCCGCTGATATGA
- a CDS encoding TRAP transporter substrate-binding protein, with product MKKVLAIVLICVVGVFANNAFAKDVVLKLAHITAPGGMLDMKAQKFAELVKEKSSGKITVDIYPAQQLGNIKELLQGMSMGTIDIVQEAESFMDTFDKDYAIFGTPFMFSREELKSSEYIKEVRERVRKKTGIRTLPGFAFRPAFHLWTQKRQIMIPEELNGVKLRVWQAKALVDTWNGLGATAVPLAWGDVYLSLSQKVVDGMVHNIVQVRDEKFYEQLDFCTKLDFMQLYDVTWISDIKWQTLSPEDQAVLSQASEECAEWFVDYGQSLEAEAQQQMETAGVTFAVADRDKWTQKAGMVHKELEKSGLWSEGLLEKLNK from the coding sequence ATGAAAAAAGTATTAGCAATCGTTTTAATCTGTGTTGTGGGGGTGTTTGCAAATAATGCCTTTGCCAAGGATGTCGTACTGAAACTGGCCCATATCACGGCCCCCGGTGGCATGCTTGACATGAAAGCCCAAAAATTCGCAGAACTGGTAAAGGAAAAAAGCAGTGGCAAAATCACCGTAGATATCTATCCGGCCCAGCAGCTGGGCAACATCAAGGAGCTGCTCCAGGGAATGAGCATGGGTACCATTGATATCGTTCAGGAAGCGGAATCGTTCATGGATACCTTTGACAAGGATTACGCAATTTTTGGTACGCCTTTCATGTTTTCCAGAGAGGAACTCAAATCCAGCGAATATATCAAAGAAGTCAGAGAAAGGGTGCGCAAAAAAACCGGTATCCGCACATTGCCTGGCTTTGCATTCCGGCCGGCCTTTCATTTGTGGACCCAGAAAAGACAAATCATGATCCCTGAAGAACTGAACGGCGTCAAGCTGCGAGTTTGGCAGGCAAAAGCTCTGGTGGATACCTGGAATGGTCTGGGCGCTACCGCAGTTCCCCTGGCCTGGGGGGATGTGTATCTGTCTTTGTCCCAGAAAGTCGTGGACGGCATGGTTCACAATATCGTCCAGGTAAGGGATGAAAAATTCTACGAACAGCTGGATTTCTGCACCAAACTGGATTTCATGCAGCTCTATGACGTCACCTGGATTTCCGATATCAAATGGCAGACGCTGTCGCCCGAAGACCAGGCAGTATTGAGCCAGGCAAGCGAAGAATGCGCTGAATGGTTTGTGGATTATGGACAGAGTCTGGAAGCAGAAGCCCAGCAGCAGATGGAAACGGCCGGGGTCACTTTTGCGGTTGCCGACCGGGACAAATGGACACAGAAAGCCGGCATGGTTCACAAAGAACTTGAAAAAAGCGGTCTGTGGTCTGAAGGCCTGCTCGAAAAACTAAACAAATAA
- a CDS encoding cupin domain-containing protein, whose protein sequence is METVQVIEGKRIKQYREKKGWSLRKLAGKAGISPSMLSQIESAKVDPSLSTLRKIAICLEVPLFFLVLDYSAPAHKKVKVNESRLAVFPNDGLIYQIIHSDQEKKMGIHIGVLEKGGATSADLLPHDGEECLIVLEGSMQVVYENETIDLAAGESLYFDSSVPHKLQNIQDEPCRFYLIISPPKF, encoded by the coding sequence ATGGAGACAGTTCAGGTGATAGAGGGAAAACGAATCAAGCAATACAGGGAGAAAAAAGGCTGGTCTCTGAGAAAACTGGCGGGCAAGGCAGGAATTTCTCCCAGCATGCTCAGCCAGATTGAATCCGCCAAAGTGGATCCATCCCTGTCAACATTGAGAAAAATCGCCATTTGTTTAGAGGTACCTTTGTTTTTCCTGGTTCTTGATTATTCTGCCCCGGCCCATAAAAAAGTAAAAGTGAACGAGTCCCGGCTGGCGGTTTTTCCCAATGACGGCCTGATTTATCAGATCATTCATTCTGACCAGGAAAAAAAAATGGGCATCCATATCGGTGTTTTGGAAAAAGGGGGCGCCACCAGCGCTGACCTGCTGCCCCATGACGGTGAAGAATGCCTGATTGTCCTGGAAGGCAGCATGCAGGTGGTGTACGAAAATGAAACCATCGATCTGGCAGCCGGAGAAAGCCTTTATTTTGACAGTTCTGTGCCCCACAAACTGCAAAACATCCAGGATGAACCGTGCCGGTTCTATCTGATTATTTCACCCCCTAAATTCTGA
- a CDS encoding amidohydrolase family protein has protein sequence MENNRLVVRADQLYDGRSVHTDMTVVVEGRHIVDVTDRPCPGDIRGIVTPAFIDPHSHIGMERQGEPVLETETDEHSTPFAPLHNPLDSIYFDDRAFADAVDFGVLYSCVVPGSGNIIGGKAVIIKNFAENRSDAVVSDYGFKAALGFNPRNAVRWKGTRPSTRMGAAALLREYLSDIFRKEEQARIQKEKALYELSKPDSPKKGTVWAQREYDLALSDAEWEVFRLFNGDKILKVHLHKADDALFLLDLKKQFNIRVTAEHALDIYDSSIFNALADHGIPVVYGPLGASDAKVELKNASWRHTAKLMASQATFGLMSDHPVILAHHLRDTLKYFLIQGMTPADAIGLITRKNAEILGIGHCLGTVAPGRLASLIVWDKDPFHLSAHPLAVLAEGRIIRDRRGLPFEMNIPNEETAAAMNEIRQGKTEKVSLEQLRKEAKNGSGKEQ, from the coding sequence ATGGAAAACAACCGCCTTGTTGTCCGGGCCGACCAGCTGTATGACGGCCGGTCTGTGCACACAGACATGACCGTGGTGGTGGAAGGCCGCCATATCGTGGATGTGACGGACAGACCCTGTCCCGGCGACATCCGGGGCATCGTCACCCCGGCGTTCATCGACCCCCATTCCCACATCGGCATGGAGCGCCAGGGGGAACCGGTCTTAGAAACCGAAACAGACGAGCATAGCACGCCTTTTGCGCCGCTGCACAATCCCCTGGACAGCATCTATTTCGATGACCGGGCCTTTGCCGATGCCGTGGACTTCGGGGTGCTGTATTCCTGCGTGGTGCCGGGATCCGGCAACATTATCGGGGGCAAGGCCGTGATCATCAAAAATTTTGCCGAAAACCGATCTGATGCCGTTGTCAGCGACTATGGATTCAAGGCGGCCTTAGGGTTCAATCCCCGGAATGCCGTCCGCTGGAAAGGAACCCGGCCCAGCACCCGCATGGGGGCTGCGGCCCTGCTCAGGGAATACCTGTCCGATATCTTTCGAAAAGAGGAACAGGCCCGCATCCAAAAGGAAAAAGCCCTGTATGAACTGTCTAAGCCGGACAGTCCGAAAAAGGGCACGGTCTGGGCCCAGCGGGAATATGACCTGGCCCTGTCGGACGCCGAATGGGAAGTGTTCCGGCTGTTCAATGGAGACAAAATCCTGAAAGTGCACCTGCACAAGGCGGATGACGCATTGTTTCTCCTGGATCTGAAAAAACAGTTCAATATCAGGGTCACGGCGGAACATGCCCTGGATATTTATGACTCAAGTATTTTCAATGCGTTGGCCGACCACGGCATCCCGGTGGTGTACGGCCCTTTAGGGGCTTCAGATGCCAAGGTGGAACTGAAAAACGCGTCCTGGCGGCACACGGCAAAGCTCATGGCCTCCCAGGCAACATTCGGCCTGATGAGCGACCATCCCGTGATCCTGGCCCACCATCTGAGAGACACCCTCAAATACTTCCTGATCCAGGGCATGACCCCGGCGGATGCCATCGGCCTGATCACCCGGAAAAACGCAGAAATCTTAGGAATAGGCCACTGCCTGGGCACGGTGGCCCCGGGCCGGCTGGCCAGCCTCATCGTCTGGGACAAAGACCCGTTCCACCTGAGCGCCCATCCCCTGGCCGTCCTGGCTGAAGGCCGGATCATCCGGGACCGGCGGGGGCTGCCTTTTGAAATGAACATCCCCAATGAAGAAACCGCCGCCGCCATGAACGAAATCAGACAAGGAAAAACAGAAAAAGTGTCTTTGGAGCAGCTCCGGAAAGAAGCAAAAAACGGCTCCGGCAAAGAACAATAA